One window of the Anopheles aquasalis chromosome X, idAnoAquaMG_Q_19, whole genome shotgun sequence genome contains the following:
- the LOC126569431 gene encoding inositol hexakisphosphate and diphosphoinositol-pentakisphosphate kinase isoform X6, whose product MSYTELESGYHSLKQASDGAGGCGDGSGGGGGGGDTSSSGHGGGQGSGAIQTRPGFYVGDEGDLDITDGLDSDDSSTSGKQVVVAVCAMSKKSQSKPMKEILTRLQEFEYIRMVVIGEEIILHEPVENWPLCDCLISFHSKGFPLDKAIQYAQLRQPYVINNLHMQFDIQDRRRVYAILEQEGIEIPRYAVLDRDSPDPKQHELVESEDHVEVNGIVFNKPFVEKPVSAEDHNIYIYYPTSAGGGSQRLFRKIGSRSSVYSPESRVRKTGSFIYEDFMPTDGTDVKVYTVGPDYAHAEARKSPALDGKVERDSDGKEIRYPVILSNAEKLLSRKVCLAFKQTVCGFDLLRANGKSFVCDVNGFSFVKNSNKYYDDCAKILGNMILRELAPQLHIPWSVPFQLDDPPIVPTTFGKMMELRCVTAVIRHGDRTPKQKMKVEVRHQKFFEIFEKYDGYRYGHIKLKRPKQLQEILDIARSLLAEIQTKAADSEIEEKQSKLEQLKSVLEMYGHFSGINRKVQMKYQPKGRPRGSSSDDGKSDCTDAPKEPSLVLILKWGGELTPAGRIQAEELGRFFRCMYPGGQSRHPGVNEEGPGAQGLGLLRLHSTFRHDLKIYASDEGRVQMTAAAFAKGLLALEGELTPILVQMVKSANTNGLLDNDCDSSKVQNMAKARLHELMQIDREFTAEDRAAINPGNAISINLAMNFVKNPVQCCSRVHSLIRSLLAVVAVKCEDPKTRDSVLYHGETWEMMGRRWGKIEKDFCTKSKSYDISKIPDIYDCIKYDLQHNQHTLQFDQVEELYITAKYLADIVIPQEYGLTVHEKLTIGQGICTPLLKKIRADLQRNIEEAGVNRLNPLYSYGVSSPGRHVRTRLYFTSESHVHSLLTVLRHGLINQLTDEQWRRAMEYVSMVSELNYMAQIVIMLYEDPMKDVEAEDRFHVELHFSPGVNCCVQKNLPPGPGFRPHSRNDSVTSKNASGDEEPTSRIDEENDTEEEGSSLSNSASLHHTPIKLLCRGEQQDTGSSNSAIVAGSQMKERRTRKVKSSSPIPIGSCHTVSGHEAMDLAKRLSEELAAQQQQQQQQQLLLHQLQNQQQQLQQQQQQQQEMQQSSSFGMTFGGLGKQQQQHQQRSLSPDTEPRARSFEHPQAVPPHHQQRHTHHNQQHQQHHHHHHHHYHHHPHRASQHHHRPCVRALRTKSAAEHHPYHHHSQQLQEQTDGSGCRATTTTMTTTTTTMTTQPTVSTTTEATTTAVAAGTAPLAPVAPVTESTAAVAVAGGDNQDGGRTSRRNSGTTGATGIDCCCGAGTVLDDDGTTGGIATAIPSASSRGSLSYHSCCHCCCCCCYCYGCGGPFAPSSSTLAGPRTTGVTAAAATASVTVPTAVRRQRHSIAGQMSYFKMLGTFSKKMATSTNSLFSTAVISGSSSAPNLRDMVPSTASPSGFGGVPPIRPLETLHNALSLRQLDNFLERMTVGPLFKTPASSPPPKLPSGTGSVQGTASGTLGLAATTSPTNPIVATTTTNTDTVVALDEEELHGYDQSFGRAVRCSNNTPLGTTPQPASAVVSGPIGGSVAGATGIASTTPALQSWSDHSGSMTSSVSALSSGGPSSPNFSEVCSRGGCPSSDMSASITSIDGSLAAGSGTGSEQQQQQQQLVGCIFALFGHPSSAGMRHTPGSVPGVGAPEPQEDSEVLGGGSTSEIGADLTPVSVCSDWDNTADATKGSCNTTNNDLTTTEEDDEDATISTDTCLSTGTTSEQLAAMISEPVAASKDRATNEEESSKQMSAEQCSRRTRGSRIQRQISLYEQDSQAGGGTGKKLTHHWDGQQQGHREATARRMHMSFEELPPRAEAHERNLARGGGSSNISINSLQQKHLKSFGPPVGVANSASSPPPTTAQTPITPGALLIREGFIEPPRLTRVTKSFHGKTGHQMEQLQQQQQQQQQQWQWFGAEGGPNAGGSTNRLQKSPDASQYSTGGAGGGSSGSLQQQGRFTMSVVQEPVKPIGTSISESRLPPPTGGQSKQGAK is encoded by the exons ATGTCGTATACGGAGTTGGAGAGCGGTTACCACAGCTTGAAGCAGGCCAGCGACGGCGCCGGCGGTTGTGGCGATGGCAgcggaggcggcggtggcggtggcgacacTAGCAGCTCCGGCCACGGCGGAGGGCAGGGCAGTGGCGCTATCCAAACGCGCCCCGGTTTCTATGTCGGCGACGAG GGTGATCTGGACATAACCGATGGGCTCGATTCGGACGATTCGTCCACCTCCGGCAAACAGGTGGTGGTTGCCGTTTGCGCGATGTCGAAGAAATCGCAGTCGAAACCGATGAAGGAGATCCTGACGCGCCTGCAGGAGTTCGAGTACatccggatggtggtgatcggcGAGGAGATCATCCTGCATGAGCCGGTGGAGAACTGGCCACTGTGTGACTGTCTCATCTCGTTCCATTCCAAGGGCTTCCCGCTCGACAAAGCCATCCAGTACGCCCAGCTGCGCCAGCCCTACGTCATCAACAACCTACACATGCAGTTCGACATTCAG GATCGTCGCCGTGTCTATGCCATTCTCGAGCAGGAAGGGATCGAGATACCGCGTTATGCGGTCCTCGATCGTGATTCGCCGGATCCGAAGC AGCACGAGCTGGTCGAATCGGAGGACCACGTGGAGGTGAACGGGATCGTGTTCAACAAACCGTTCGTGGAGAAGCCGGTATCGGCCGAGGATCACAATATCTACATCTACTATCCGACGTCGGCGGGCGGTGGTAGCCAGCGGCTGTTCCGGAAGATCGGCAGCCGGAGCAGTGTCTACTCGCCAGAGTCGCGCGTCCGAAAGACTGGCTCGTTCATCTACGAGGACTTTATGCCGACGGATGGGACGGACGTGAAGGTGTACACGGTCGGGCCGGATTATGCGCACGCGGAAGCGCGCAAAAGCCCGGCGCTCGATGGCAAGGTTGAGCGGGACAGCGACGGCAAGGAGATTCGCTACCCGGTGATCCTGAGCAACGCCGAAAAGCTACTGTCTCGCAAGGTGTGCCTGGCGTTCAAGCAGACGGTCTGCGGGTTCGATCTTCTGCGCGCCAACGGCAAGTCGTTCGTGTGTGACGTAAACGGGTTCAGCTTCGTGAAGAACTCGAACAAATACTACGACGATTGTGCAAAGATACTGGGTAATATGATATTGCGCGAGCTTGCGCCCCAGCTGCACATTCCGTGGTCGGTACCGTTCCAGCTGGACGATCCTCCGATTGTACCGACCACGTTCGGCAAGATGATGGAGCTACGCTGCGTGACCGCCGTCATACGGCACGGCGATCGGACGccgaagcagaagatgaaggtAGAGGTGCGGCATCAGAAGTTTTTCGAGATCTTCGAAAAGTACGACGGTTACCGGTACGGCCATATCAAGCTCAAGCGACCGAAGCAGCTGCAGGAGATACTGGACATTGCCCGGTCGCTGCTGGCGGAGATACAGACCAAGGCAGCTGACTcggaaatcgaagaaaaacaaagcaaactgGAGCAGCTAAAGAGTGTGCTCGAGAT GTACGGCCATTTCTCCGGCATCAATCGGAAGGTGCAAATGAAGTACCAACCGAAGGGTCGGCCGCGTGGCTCTAGCTCAGACGATGGTAAAAGTGATTGCA CAGATGCACCAAAGGAGCCCTCGTTGGTGCTGATCCTCAAATGGGGCGGCGAGCTGACACCGGCTGGACGCATACAGGCGGAGGAGCTGGGTCGCTTCTTTCGCTGCATGTACCCCGGTGGCCAAAGCCGGCATCCCGGCGTGAACGAGGAGGGCCCAGGTGCGCAAGGGCTCGGGCTGCTGCGTTTGCACTCCACCTTCCGGCATGATCTTAAGATATACGCGTCGGACGAGGGCCGTGTCCAGATGACGGCAGCGGCCTTCGCTAAGGGGTTGCTCGCGCTCGAGGGCGAGCTGACGCCCATCCTGGTACAGATGGTGAAGAGTGCCAACACCAACGGGCTGTTGGACAATGATTGCGACTCGAGCAAGGTACAGAACATGGCGAAGGCGCGCCTACACGAACTGATGCAGATCGATCGGGAATTTACGGCCGAGGACCGAGCCGCCATCAATCCCGGCAacgccatcagcatcaacctGGCGATGAACTTCGTGAAGAACCCGGTGCAGTGCTGTTCCCGCGTTCATTCGCTCATCCGCTCGCTGCTGGCAGTGGTCGCAGTGAAATGCGAGGACCCGAAGACGCGCGACTCCGTGCTGTACCATGGAGAAACGTGGGAGATGATGGGCCGCCGCTGGGGCAAAATCGAGAAGGATTTCTGCACAAAGAGTAAGAGTTACGACATCTCCAAGATACCGGATATCTACGACTGCATCAAGTACGACCTGCAGCATAACCAGCACACGCTGCAGTTTGATCAGGTGGAGGAGCTGTACATCACGGCCAAGTACCTTGCCGACATTGTCATTCCGCAGGAGTACGGGTTGACGGTGCACGAAAAGCTGACGATCGGTCAGGGTATCTGTACGCCGTTGCTGAAGAAGATACGGGCCGATCTGCAGCGTAATATTGAGGAGGCTGGTGTGAACCGGCTCAATCCGCTGTATAGCTACGGTGTGTCCAGTCCTGGTCGGCACGTACGGACCAGATTGTACTTTACGAGCGAGAGCCATGTGCACTcgctgctgacggtgctgcGGCACGGTCTGATCAATCAGCTTACTGACGAGCAGTGGCGCCGGGCGATGGAGTACGTATCGATGGTATCCGAACTGAATTACATGGCCCAGATCGTCATCATGCTGTACGAAGATCCGATGAAGGACGTGGAGGCAGAGGATCGCTTCCACGTGGAACTACACTTCAGCCCAGGCGTCAACTGCTGCGTGCAGAAGAACCTACCGCCAGGGCCTGGCTTTCGTCCGCATAGCCGCAACGATTCTGTCACCTCAAAGAACGCG AGTGGTGACGAGGAGCCAACGTCCCGCATTGATGAGGAGAATGATACGGAGGAAGAAGGCAGCTCGCTGTCGAACAGTGCCTCTTTGCATCACACCCCGATCAAGCTGTTGTGCCGCGGTGAACAGCAGGACACCGGTTCTTCTAATTCCGCGATTGTCGCTGGGTCGCAAATGAAGGAACGCCGGACGCGAAAGGTGAAATCGTCCTCACCGATTCCGATTGGCTCGTGCCATACAGTGTCCGGTCACGAAGCAATGGATCTGGCAAAACGGTTGAGTGAAGAGCTCgctgcgcagcagcagcagcagcaacagcagcagctgctgctgcatcagtTACagaatcagcaacagcaactgcagcagcagcagcaacaacagcaggagaTGCAGCAAAGCAGTTCGTTTGGGATGACGTTCGGTGGTTTgggaaagcaacaacaacaacatcagcaacgtTCACTTAGCCCAGATACCGAACCTCGGGCCCGATCGTTCGAACATCCACAAGCGGTCCCACCGCATCACCAGCAACGCCATACGCATCataaccagcagcatcagcaacaccaccatcatcatcaccaccactaccaccaccatccccaccGAGCgagtcagcatcatcatcgtccgtgTGTGAGAGCCCTTCGCACGAAAT ccgctgccgaACATCATCCTTATCATCACCATTCGCAGCAGCTCCAGGAGCAGACAG acggcagcggctgcagggcaacgacgactacgatgacgaccacgacgacgacgatgacgacccaGCCGAcggtgtcgacgacgacggaggcaACAACCACCGCAGTCGCAGCGGGGACGGCGCCGCTAGCGCCGGTAGCGCCAGTGACAGAATCGACAGCggcggtagcggtggcagGTGGTGACAATCAGGACGGGGGACGTACCAGCCGCCGGAACAGTGGAACCACCGGAGCAACCGgaatcgattgctgctgcggtgctggtACGGTGCTGGATGACGATGGAACCACCGGTGGCATAGCCACTGCCATCCCGTCGGCCTCCAGCCGTGGCTCGCTGTCATACCACTCGTgttgtcactgctgctgctgctgctgttactgctacGGCTGTGGCGGCCCCTTTGCGCCCTCGTCGTCGACCCTGGCTGGGCCAAGGACCACCGGcgtgacggcggcggcggcgacggcgtcgGTGACGGTACCGACGGCGGTTCGACGCCAGCGGCACAGCATTGCCGGCCAGATGAGCTACTTTAAAATGCTAGGTACCTTCAGCAAGAAGATggcaaccagcaccaacagcttGTTTAGTACCGCCGTCATTAGTGGCAGCTCCTCAGCGCCTAATCTGCGCGATATGGTCCCGAGCACCGCTTCGCCGTCAG GATTTGGTGGGGTTCCACCGATTCGCCCATTGGAAACGCTGCACAACGCGTTATCCCTCCGACAATTGGACAACTTCCTCGAGCGGATGACGGTGGGGCCGCTGTTCAAGACGCCCGCCtcttcgccaccaccgaagctCCCTTCGGGGACGGGGTCGGTACAGGGGACGGCCTCCGGGACGCTGGGGCTGGCAGCTACCACGTCGCCAACAAACcccatcgtcgccaccactACGaccaacaccgacaccgttGTCGCCTTGGATGAGGAAGAGCTACACGGTTATGATCAATCGTTCGGGAGAGCGGtgcgctgcagcaacaacaccccGCTGGGGACGACGCCTCAACCAGCGTCGGCAGTCGTCTCGGGACCGATTGGTGGATCAGTTGCTGGCGCTACCGGTATTGCTAGCACGACCCCTGCTCTCCAGA GCTGGAGCGATCATTCGGGCAGCATGACGAGCAGCGTCAGCGCCCTGTCCAGCGGTGGACCATCGTCGCCGAACTTCTCGGAGGTGTGCTCGCGGGGTGGTTGCCCCAGCAGTGACATGTcggccagcatcaccagcatcgatGG CAGTCTTGCGGCTGGGAGTGGCACCGGTAgcgagcaacaacagcagcagcagcagctggtgggaTGTATATTCGCCCTCTTTGGGCATCCGTCGTCGGCTGGGATGAGGCATACCCCGGGCTCGGTGCCGGGAGTCGGTGCGCCAGAACCACAGGAAGATTCGGAGGTGCTTGGTGGAGGTTCGACAAGCGAGATCGGTGCCGATCTGACACCGGTCAGCGTTTGTTCCGACTGGGACAACACGGCCGATGCAACCAAGGGCTCgtgcaacaccaccaacaatgaTCTT ACAACAaccgaggaggacgacgaggatgcGACCATCTCTACCGACACGTGTTTGAGTACGGGAACGACTAGTGAGCAGCTAGCGGCAATGATCAGCGAGCCCGTTGCAGCAAGCAAAGATCGGGCCACTAACGAAGAGGAGTCGTCCAAGCAGATGTCCGCCGAGCAGTGTTCCCGGCGAACCCGGGGCAGTCGGATCCAGCGACAGATCAGCCTGTACGAACAGGACAGCCAAGCAGGAGGGGGAACAGGGAAGAAACTGACCCATCACTgggatgggcagcagcagggccatCGGGAAGCAACCGCGCGACGTATGCACATGTCCTTCGAGGAACTGCCCCCACGGGCTGAAGCCCACGAGCGGAACCTAGCGAgaggtggcggcagcagcaacatcagcatcaactCGCTCCAACAGAAGCATCTCAAGTCATTCGGACCACCGGTGGGCGTCGCTAACAGcgcttcatcaccaccaccaacaacagcacaaacaCCGATAACACCCGGTGCGTTGCTTATCCGCGAGGGCTTCATCGAACCGCCGCGCTTGACACGCGTAACGAAGAGCTTCCACGGCAAGACGGGCCATCAGATggagcagctacagcagcagcagcagcagcagcagcaacagtggcaatGGTTCGGTGCTGAAGGTGGGCCCAATGCCGGTGGAAGCACTAACCGGCTCCAGAAGAGCCCAGATGCCAGTCAGTATAGCACTGGTGGGGCTGGTGGCGGTTCTAGCGGCAGCCTTCAGCAGCAAGGTCGGTTCACAATGTCGGTTGTGCAGGAGCCGGTAAAGCCAATCGGTACCAGTATCAGCGAAAGCCGTCTGCCCCCACCTACCGGTGGGCAATCGAAACAGGGAGCCAAATAG